The Sabethes cyaneus chromosome 3, idSabCyanKW18_F2, whole genome shotgun sequence DNA window TAACATGCTTATCGTCATTATCTCGAAAGTGCTTCGTCGTGTCCTTAACCGAAAAAAGCAAGCCCGTCATATTTAAGTACGACGTGGTAGAACATTTGTGGTAATGCGTTTGCCACATTTGTGATTTTTGTGCCATTCTAGATAACGGACAGTCTCTTCTTTTTAATTATCGCCAACTATGGAACAATTCGCGTTGTTTGAGTACTTCAAGTGGAACGACCCAGTGGTTAAGTCAACTATAAATTTATacgattttttgtaaatttttctttaagAGAATAATGGCTTAGATTCTATTTGGTCATAAAGACTGTAAAaaagcagtaataaaaccgattatgcttttcgctgcttggcGGCAACCGCCATAatctaatgaagcttttcgctttgttcgacaaagctaTAAACCATAAAGCTTGCTGCGTTAAAAGCTAAATCACCTAGACAGCTCTATTAACTTGAAAATCTATAGCCGTGAGCAGAAAATATCCGAAACAATATATAATTCTATTCAATATATATAATTATATTTTCAGCCGTTTCCCTAgctgtgcagcatatgcgcattaaatgtTACCGTGCATATTGTGGCTAAAATTAACACGCCACGCCATCAACATTTTGCGATTTctgaaaaacagttttttaaacaaaataaacctATATTTGATTAGCCAAGCTGGAAAATATTCCaacaaaatcattctagttgcattCTGAGGTAAAAACCGAATAATAACTTGCTTTCTGCAACTCACTGTTTACTTTGTATAAATTGTTAAAAAGCACAAAATGCTAGGAAACGGCAATTTGTCCACGCATAAAAATTAGATTTCGGTGTTGAATTCTATTAATCTTCAGAATAGcaacaataaatctgtttggtcagggaGCTACCatacttaaccctctaacgggtaagaccgtctagagactgccttcgcttttggagctccagagccgcatacgaaatttgtttttaattggcaatatacCAAATGTCAGAACCAGACCAgaattcagaacagatttcttgacattttgatactaatatcataacattctgaccatgcattcaaaagttatcatttttcaaaaacaaaaattccgaaaataattaatgcccgaatattcctttttttacttttgaaggaaaaggacatctagaagaaaatgattgacctaaacaaTTTTTCCTTGAGTAAATCTCAtgcattatttaaattttgtaatatatctgaattgaaaaaatttctGGGCAGagagttagacatgaaaaaagaaaaggagaaattggactttttcttacctggcgctcctccagttaattatttttgcttgaaaatcagaacgtaaggtttttttgtgtgtactttcatgataaattagtcattagcttgatcgcatcgtttttacggtgatGCCCGTTAGAGAGTTAAGGCATCATAAAACGAACAGTTCTATTGTGGTTTAACAAGCAACCGTATTGGGGTCAAATTATATTAGTGCgacatattgtattgctacgcctacgacccacttatattaaatttatgagAGTTGTGTCGCTGCGCTGTTTTATCGTGGTAGCGTAAGCAgtaacaataaatttgctttattaacagttttattatgggttTAAAGCAAGCTACAGAAAGTTTTTCACttgtatcatcttggtattgcgccACACCATGACAGAACCAGTGGTAATGATTcctaccacaataaaacctttataaaattcaaataaaacaagctgctttagaattgttacgtGGGTTGCCAAAGTAAACACTTTTTGACGAATGCATACACCATTTTCTTGCTTACCTCCTCAGGAATGACCCCAATCATGACGCGGTAACGTAAAATTCCTGCTCCGGCAACTGCTTTGTTTTCACCTTGTTGTAAGTCTCGTCGTCCGTCACGATGCACCTCGGTTTCGGTAGCCAATCTCGATACTGCTTCCTGGTGCGGGTTCTGGCCACCGTGTTCTGTTATATCTTCCATTTGACTTCGAGAAggcagtcgtcgcatgttcgaatctcggttgggataGGTTGTTAGAGTAAATAGGACCGCAGCTTTAGCCCCACAATTGttatgtactctaacagctgattgCAAAGTATGTTgaacaaaaacagaagatcaagtttcgaaaacggaatgtagtgcttattctttactttgctttgtttgtcgttccggttcggTGGCTTCCGGAACTAGAAAATATGGAAGCCGGCACGTTTTATCGTCTTTGGATGAACCAAACGGTAATATCCATCTTCTTCGCCGTATCGCGAGACGAAAATCTCGGGTGACTGATAAATTTGCACTGAAAATACCTTTCTCTAAAAACGGTTTTGCATAATATTAGAAAAGACTAATCACTGAAGTTGATCAACATTTTGTGCAACAAATGCTGGTGGGAATTTCCAGGCAAGTTCGCAGTTTAATTTGAAACTCGTAGGAatcatttttcatgttttaaagCGTCCGGGCTTTACACATTTATTTATATAGAGAATTTACCTATTTTGGCATTCGCTTCTGTGTTTTACACATGTTATTATTGAGTGCCTTGATATAGTTGAACAAAACCGTTCAAAGATATTTTACCATAGCGGATAAGAGTTTAGTTCTCCTAATAACAGATATGAACATGCCTGACAGTTGGCTCGGTAATGTGactcaattttattttctgcTTATTATAATATTAATGTGACCTCTATTTAAATTTAAACGCAATACTGAGCCAGTCGTCGAGCTTTAATCGTTTTCTGGAACACATTTATTAAACATTTTCACTTActacgtttcagtttcagtAAGGTTCACCTGACACACTTGACCGGCGGTCCCCACCCACCGCACCGTAACTAATTGACTAATTGAATAATTGTTGTAACACGAGCACCGCTAGAGCTGTCACCACCCTTTTTTCTCCCTTTCCTGATCTAATTACAAGCTTCCACATAATTTCACACCCATTTATCACCGGAAAAGTTACCCTCCTCTCTGTTGGGTTGAACAATATTGTTCTGCATGCCGGATACTTGTTGTGGCCGCATGTTGGCTGCATGCAGTGTGAGTGGAAAGGTTTCACGGTTTGGTAATTTTTCATAAGTCACCCACCGTGTCCGTGACGTTTGGGGGAGGGGTACAATACTGGTTAGAAACTGAGTCGGAGTACGACTGTAAAAAAAACAAGTGTTGCTCAACAAGCCGTTAAATTGAAGTGTTACTACGTTCGATGGGTGTTGATCGAGGTGTCGCAGTCGCCGACCGAATCGGGGGAGGGTGCTgggcgtgtgtgtatgtgtggggCAGTGATTCATTCGCTGCAAGGTGTCACCTCGTTGAATGATCCATTTTTCTAGTCCCGCTGCTGGCGGCTGCAGCAATGGGCCCCAAGGATTAGCATATTCGCGTGTTTCTTTGGCGCGTGCTGGGTGGTGACGCGGAGATAGCGCGACAATACACGAACAGGATCATTTGAATTGAATGTAAGCCGGCACCTTGGGCAGGTAGGGTGGGTTGGTTTGGTTCGCGTGCTTTCTTTCCAGTGCAGGCAACAGAACATGCAAACGAGGTGAATCGGTTTCTCGAAATGGTATTGGGCAATAAATTTAGTACCGTGAGCCGGTACGATTGCTAGTCCTAGATGACAGGCGCAAAAGTTAGGCAGTCGGTCCGCTGGAGAAGTACATCTCAATTTATGAGCTCCCATTAGGTTGCATGTTTTTTTTGCGTTCGTTCGAGATGAACTCAATAAAACACGCGCAGCAACTGGCTGTCGTAGGATTGGCACACAGCAGACTGTTTTTCTAATCTGATtgtttgttcgttttttttctgtcagATTCGTCACCGCTTCGGGTTGTACGACGAAATCACCACCGTCAACGGCAGACGCGTGCGGCACTGTAACTGGATCCGCTTTCTGCGGGTGTCGGAAACCTACGGACCGCAGGTTAATGTTGTTTGTGCCAAGGTGAAAGGGGAGCCAATATACGAGATTGTAAAGCCAATACCCTCGCACCAGGAACTGGTGGTGTACTATTTGCCCGAAGGACCGGAGGAACTGTTTTTCATCCGCATGCGCAATCAGCTGTACAGGCAAACGATGGATTCGATACTTGAAGgtaggtttttttttcatcataaGTGATTAGCAAATTTCATATAATTAATCGATTTTCTTGTTACGGTTCTATAATTAACAGACTCCCCTCTAGACCTGTCGACATCGCTGTTATCGCGGGTGATGCTCCCGATCTCGCCACCATCCGGTGCGGAGGACGAACGGAAGTCCGTCTCCGGTGACAGTTCGATTTCGATCTCGTCCGGTGCCAGCACTAGTGGCGGCGATCTGGACAGCCACTCCATTCCTCCGCCTCGAAGTTCACCGAAAGCACGGCCATCGCGGGGTGAACGGGCGATGCTACCGTGCGAGGTGTGTGGCAAAGCTTTCGACCGTCCTAGTCTGCTGAAAAGGCACATGCGAACCCACACCGGCGAAAAACCGCACGTTTGTGGTGTGTGCGGGAAAGGATTCAGTACCTCCAGTTCGTTGAATACGCATGTGCGAATTCACAGCGGCGAGAAGCCACACCAGTGTCAGGTGTGTGGCAAGCGCTTCACCGCCAGCTCTAATCTTTACTATCACCGAATGACGCATATCAAGGTGAGTGAATGGTGGCGACTTCAATGAATGAAGTAACGAACCTGCTGCTGCTAATTACATGAACAATGATTGAATAAGAAATTTATGCTTCGTTTTGCTTCTGTTCCTTTATTATTCCACAGGACAAACCACACAAGTGCAGTTTGTGCTCCAAATCCTTCCCGACGCCCGGTGATCTCAAATCGCACATGTACGTGCACAACGGCTCGTGGCCTTTCAAATGTCACATCTGCTCGCGAGGCTTCTCCAAACAGACGAATCTGAAAAATCACCTCTTCCTACACACTGGTAAGTTTCCGTTAGTGCGTAACGATCCCACATGCTCCCCCACTACTTaacccacaaaaaaaaaaaaaaaaaaaacaaatgtaaCGGTAGGGAGTCAACAATTTCGCGCCTTTTTTCcccgttttttctgttgtacgtcTTCAAGTACGAGGACTCAAAAAAGGGAGATTTTTTTGTTCGTTCGTTAATTTCGGATCACCACGGAATCACCTGTTCCCGAAGATCCTTCCAATTAAAAGGCACAAAAGTGAAATGCTACAACAACGGAAAAGGTACAGCtcggccgccgccgccaccgtcAGCAGGTTCCTTTTGAAGGACATGCACATGTTGGGCCTACCGGCCACGATCGATCGGCTTTGCAGTGCGCACTCCGCCGGTGCCGAGGGGAAAATATTGCGTGTAAACGAACATTTGGCTTTCGATAAGGTCCGTTTCGATAATTTATTTCTATATGCAGCGCAGGAAGATATTGGGACGAAACAGAAATATAAAACCAATAAACCAATTTATTGAGGGTGAAAAGGCATATGCAACCTGCCATCCAGGGGCTGTGCCTGTTGATTGTGTGCGAGGCCGAGGAGCTGTACGTACAATGGTACCGTGCGAAGGTAAGGTGGACCGCAACTCGGAAAGGATCCCTGAGTCATGTCAAGTCAAGTGGTTTCGAATTTATCGTATCCTTTTGATCTTTGTTCTTCTTCTGTCGGggtgtttttctttttgtattCCGTTTAGATCGGGATCCAAAAAGCGGTTCGGATCAGATAAACGGCAGGGCAGTAGTTTAcaacgaaaatatttttactgCCATGTAGAGGTATGATAAGTGTTCCCAATTTTTATACCATCGTTAATTGAGGAAGTAGAAATGAACGGCTTTTGACCGGGCTTGACTTCGATTCCGACGATCGTGACATGGGAAAAGGTTTCAGTGATTGATCTGCAGCAGTTAGAAAATCTCGACTGCGTGGGAATGTTACTTTGATGAGTCAATTTATGGTTTCCTTATTGCTGTTAGAGTTCTAAACGGTGTTGTAACTATTCTCTGTAAAGTTTTATAACTAttacaaaaattaaagaaataaaaaagttcCTCTAACCGATTTGCTAATTGGAATCGCAAAATCAATCGATTACCACTAGTTCGAATCAATTTTGCTCTGCTCACCGATTTAAACAGTGGAACGTACCTCCGAGTCGAGTTACAGTTTATCGAATATCTAAAAAacactccatagaaaatgtgcGAATCTAAACCCATTTCCGTTCAAATTTCAATAACCGAACCGACGACCGGctaagacagacagacagaatatCGATTCCTGAACGAATTCCCCGATGATGGTATGAAAGAAGACGCCAAGCCATTATGTTATTAGATGTTATTGCTATTGGTGCTTCTGCTGTTATATCGGCCAAGCCGAACGTTATTCGAGTCTGGTAGTGGAATTTTTGggcactggaatttcacggttTATTTTCCAATCACGATCGCTGCGACTCCTCAACCTCGCCAACCAACAGCAGCGCGCCGAGCGCGATATGATTCGCTTCTATCCTACTTGGTGGCGATGTTCGTCCAGCTGGGTGAtcacttttcgcttttcgcccgTCTCGAAAGATGGATGATAGGTGCAATTTGAATTCGATCGGGACTGAATCAATGATGCTTCAAAAATATGACAGTGCACTTTTGCAATCGGTGGCGTCCCGTCGCCGGGCGGGCGGTGGGGTCTGTAAAAATCGGTAGCAATTTATCTCTTGCTGCGAGACGATCTACCGATCATCACGACACACACGCTGAATGGGATCCTGCGCCGTGCGGAATCATCTGCATCACTCGGCAGGCGGCCCCTCTCGAGACACACATAGGCAAGCTCGGGCTCGGGCCCAGAGTCCCTGTCGTGCGCGGCGTAGAGTCACTGTGCGGTGGGAATTTAATTTGACTTTTACAAAGGTGCCCTTTTGTAATAGGTTTTTCCATTCAACACTTTGGTTCGATCTGAGATACaagattattatttttattcattaCCGTGCATGTAGAAAATCGAAGCTACTTTGTTCGACTTGCAAGTTTTTATATTTCTCGATCTTCTTCTCGattaattgattgaaaataaaattagttactCTCATTCCAAACCACTGTTTCCTCTTCCAGAGCACAACACCCTGTTGGCTGATGTTACTGCTCCAGGACTGATTAGAAAGGTAATTTTAATACCTTTCAATTAGATTGTATTGGTTGATTGTTTTAAACAAAGTTGAAAATAAGCTGCGCATTGCACTTTTAATTGATTAAATCAGCAACATTGGACGGTAAATAGTTTTAATCCAAACGCCAATATGTGTCAAGTGTTTTttaaagtttaaaagttattactGAGGCGTTTTATAGCAAATGAGGAGGAAAATGAGTGAcaaatttttgcttttatttagaAATTTATATGCTTTTTTGTTCATGACTAAATAGACCTATTCAATCAGTACTAAAATGGTTAAATTCCGTCacggtttttattttattttgaatagaAACACATTCACTGCTAATACCTAATCTCAATTAGTTTACCTATTACGCAAATTAGAACACAATTATAACCTCCGTTATTGATCTGAGCTAGTGAGTTGCCACGTAGAATTCACTTTTTTTAATGTTCAACAGTTCAATAATTTTCTCTTGAATCTGACCAATAAAGATGACGACCGTGTCACTAGAGATGATTAATTTTGTATTCCTTTTTATGAGACCGAGTCTGCCAAAAATGTTACAGGAAATATTTTTGTACTAATATTATAAGACGTAGTGGAATGCTTTCATGGTTGGGCCAACTTTCGGTATTTAACCATAACTTCCATTAAAAAAGGAATTCTAGTAATCTAAGTGTCACTCCAACGGTTTATCGCTAAAGTAACCGATTGCGTGTAATATGAATGATaatttataaaaagagaaaaattgcTGTCAAGTAAGGGCATGTTGAGTCGCCGCTGAAAATCGAAGGATGTATGAAAAGAAGTGATTCCATAAAACAATGACCATATAAGTacaaaaatcaaatatttttattaactttgaTGAAATTTCAATAACTTTAGCATGTTATTTATCGGTGGTTCGCCTTTTCCGAATTTCCTACGTCAACAGAAAAGAACCCCAATTAATAATTGCGATTTCAATACCTCGGAAAAGTGGACTCCTTGCTCGCCAAGGACCACAAAGGTAACAAAAAAGATTATTTTTTagcaatatttgggatctctatcATGTGATATGTCTtaaagttattttaaaataaatatcgAACGACACAGAGAAATGATAAAACTTTAAAACACAGACTCTTGAACAAGCAAATATTATGAGTACGGGTTTCCTCTTCTTTCGTTAGAAAACGTCATTTTGACGACGACGGAGATGTTCGTAACcgcaattaaatttgaaatttcgaaTTCaattcgaactaaattagccaaagcaatttcacagtttttataggagcttaattggaaagttttctttttttttcattcaatttcatgctgacaatgcttatttgcagtagattattgacaagaagaatttgaatagaatgttGGATACCAATTTAGAACAACTAAGCAGTCAGAAAGCTGATACACAGCCAGGTACAGTAAAAAAAGCCAGGTATGCCAATAACTAGGGcaaattgccaattgttgcacagctaagcactcgtctacagcaatttgatgattttgaacaaatgaaagcaaattttATTTGGCAAACCCGCTTAGTGTGCCGATAAACtaatatagggtttatttctaattcccgtcgtagtaaggaaagccactctaattgtCATCATTTCTTatgtggatttaatgaatacattTAATGAAAAACTCTGTTGCTggtttgactcaaacacacttaccttccgatccgtaccctttgaattcactaaaaagcgattaataaggcatttggttgaaattacgcaactgactttatatcttaaattcgacgtaccgttttaaaatccgtccatcaaaatttttcatcgtccgaactaaaaatcacaataatgtttacgaagctaacgcgcatgcatTTGTGTAGGATAGCATGTtcaatgttattctgcaaaatttctgtaggttatgcaagttttcccggctgcagaataacaacaatgcgttgcgtgagttattttcatttatgaatgacggaaattaaaacgattagacgacattttcttcttcgtcgcacgagaaaacgttggaaatttggctgctaggaattctttaatgaaaaaaagcatttaaatagatctcagctcactttgattgatcgcgtatgagaggcaacaaactaaaatattagggaataactaattttgcattgtgtgtcataaaaatcgctgatatttttaataatttgtgttggataggacgggaatagacaATTACGACGAAACAGCAACATGCCCTAGAATATGTTTTCATAGTCATCTGTGTGGAATTTCTTACAAAAATCGTCTAAAACGCGTTTTTTGCATAGCAACTCTgcacccaattattgcacaccaaaataaccttcaaattttattattgtacacgctcaattgttgcacagcttttgttttgattttattttgtttgtggACAAAGTCACTTACATTAACATACTTTAGGATTACCTTAGCATCCATTAAGACCTAGAAACCTCGCAATAAACGGTGAAAACGGGTAAAACTATACGACTCGCACCGCTtgcgttgataaacaaaaagcaacaccgCAGGAAGTGGACTGTCAAATCGGCGTTGCAGAAACACAGGGGTTAAGACAAGCAAAATAGgtgtgcaataaaattggaaggagagtcatattgcgacatttgcccctatatAGATTACCCCGATTtgcacgattatcacagtcgattCTCGCACATgatttcgctcaaggaaaatgaagtgaaaaagaagggtaagaaggaaaatgaagtcaaactcataagttgattaaactaaaactctttttagtgtcagattaacagtgcagaATGCGGTATGTCttattaaatgattatcacagtagtctaaatagtcataaaaggggcattATGATAGTTCTAATTATTGCCCTTACGAATTTATCGTTTGGTGAAAGCGAAACTGGGACACATgtaagaaaatttgttattacgCTCTAAAACTACATTGATTTACTGAGAAAATAGTAACATTATGATGGATAATGAAATTATCTAGCCGATGTTGTTGTCAAATTACATTTAACATAATAAACCGTCGTGAAACGGTGCAAACACTACGCAGTGTGCAATAATAGggtggtgtgcaataattggcaaattaccctagttAATTtattgcttatgttaatgcttattggttacctgggttcgcgtaaaaagcgacttgggTGTCAATGGTACAGCAAGCAGAAAATGGAACACGTGTGTTTGTTTGTATTATAAATTAagtgaacatttttttgaacgCCGTATGgaattttatcagaaaattgcCTTTCTCCACAAGGGAaccagtcgataataatttcaATCTCATCTTGAGAGCTGAGAATAAATGCTAGAAGAAACATTCACGGGTATTTTAGTTAAAGTACGGAATTTCACGCAAATAGCATCGCAAATGGTATGGTAAGTGAAATTATAACGACTTCCCTAGTGCTATTTAGCGATTCAATCTTGAGACAAACATATGAACGTTTAAAGTTTGTTAATTTTTCCGATCGTTGCAAACCTatatttgagttatttttaagAAGAAATGTCGCCAACCGGCagaaaaatgaccgatttaagcaATCGGCTTAAGgcttccaggatgccttcaagtattggctgcgttagtgtgagataagataagagAAGAAATGTCGCCAACCGGCAGTTtgttaacgtaggactacgtcttacagcatATTAAGGCTGTAAAGCAAAAATCAGGGTATGGTCAGGTTATAAACGGACTCAAACGGACTATTTCATTTCTTGACGAATTAGcaagaaatttgaattaatcgatCAAAAGTTTTGTTATAGATTCAACCACACCAGCACGAGGAATAAAGACTTGCGGGTGACGAGACAATCAAAAAATTGGGTTGAGCAGCCTAGAATCGAATACGATGGAGACAAGCTCTTGGGACAGTACGAGAAACTTCGGCTCTAAGCCAACCATAGGCAAAAACCCGATCCGACATTCTAGTGTCGCTACCATTGCCTAAAACGACGCACTCGGTTGCAGTTCTATGCGGTCGGTTAACACATTTCCAAGTCTTAACTGGCATCAGCATCTACCGTAGACAAGTATtctcaagtttgcaaaaacacTCATAGCGGCACCTCATATTTATTCCAATTGGACGTGTGAGTAAATGAAATTGAAAAGGCGAAATACGAATACGAAAAACTAACACTCACAAAATACCCCAGCATAACTCCGAGCTACTTTTACGAAGTTAGCGTACGCGATACCGGGTGTTTCCGAAGTATTAAAAATCGGTGCTTAAAATACAACACCGAAACTGGTCGCGGTTGCCTTATTTTGAGCGTTCAGTGCATTTCATCAGGCACAGTAGCACAGCGTACCAATTCATATAAACTTCGCCGGATTTTTCAAATGCGGCACGCAGTAAGAATTAGTTTTTTGCCTGGCTCTAAGCTCAAGAGGAGCATGGTAGACCCAAATACTCTTTGCGCTACGAAACGTCACGCTTCATAAAAAC harbors:
- the LOC128743830 gene encoding zinc finger protein 177-like, with product METCVLIPQEFALAVTGVGARNSRDQTATVWSNSAISQGTLCYPFQGTVRIDNLDVYSYVDEDDIRHRFGLYDEITTVNGRRVRHCNWIRFLRVSETYGPQVNVVCAKVKGEPIYEIVKPIPSHQELVVYYLPEGPEELFFIRMRNQLYRQTMDSILEDSPLDLSTSLLSRVMLPISPPSGAEDERKSVSGDSSISISSGASTSGGDLDSHSIPPPRSSPKARPSRGERAMLPCEVCGKAFDRPSLLKRHMRTHTGEKPHVCGVCGKGFSTSSSLNTHVRIHSGEKPHQCQVCGKRFTASSNLYYHRMTHIKDKPHKCSLCSKSFPTPGDLKSHMYVHNGSWPFKCHICSRGFSKQTNLKNHLFLHTGDKPHVCEVCNKSFALACNLKAHMKTHEEGGGSGSVGHESESQRGCPGSSHSEGEESSPPLSFEKAEERLNFSKHLLFSNYTKQMLSGVG